In Symmachiella dynata, the following are encoded in one genomic region:
- a CDS encoding S1C family serine protease — MFSKDERPPRRAPIQADGVSWPFLILVVLTLFAIWRFSGSGPSSILNPNASARAVTPRGDLAADEKTTIEIFQKVAPSVVHITAVDQVTNPLVADPVEVPSGMGSGLVWSDDGYIVTNYHVISQAEGVVVTLGDGTVLKAKLVGKAPDQDLAVLKVDAPASQLVPIPIGESSNLMVGQKVFAIGNPFGFDHSLSTGTISGLGRSIRTKTRRLITDVIQTDAAINRGSSGGPLLDSAGRLIGVTTAIYSPSGVSAGLGFSVPVDMVNRVVPELIQHGKIERPGLGIRPVSDQLTHRLGLEGILIKSDEDDSLKTRSGIRPTYWDAQANQLVVGDLIVAMDGEPLRGSLDLIDELSKRKVGDVVELTLWRDGKEINQEIELQAIP, encoded by the coding sequence ATGTTCTCGAAGGATGAACGACCTCCACGGCGCGCGCCGATCCAGGCCGATGGCGTGAGCTGGCCGTTCTTGATACTTGTCGTTCTCACACTGTTCGCCATTTGGCGATTTTCCGGCAGTGGACCATCGTCCATTTTGAATCCCAATGCTTCGGCGCGTGCTGTGACTCCGCGGGGGGATTTGGCCGCCGATGAAAAGACAACCATTGAGATCTTTCAAAAAGTCGCCCCATCGGTTGTCCACATTACAGCGGTCGATCAAGTCACAAATCCGCTCGTGGCTGATCCGGTGGAGGTCCCCAGCGGCATGGGTTCAGGACTGGTCTGGAGCGATGATGGTTATATCGTCACAAACTATCATGTGATCAGCCAAGCCGAAGGTGTTGTCGTCACGCTGGGAGATGGAACGGTCCTGAAGGCGAAACTGGTGGGGAAGGCGCCTGACCAGGATCTGGCCGTGCTCAAAGTCGATGCACCGGCCAGCCAATTGGTTCCGATTCCGATTGGTGAATCGAGCAACCTGATGGTCGGTCAAAAAGTGTTTGCCATAGGCAATCCGTTTGGATTCGACCATTCGTTATCGACCGGTACGATTAGTGGCTTAGGCCGCTCGATCCGGACCAAAACCAGACGTTTGATTACCGACGTGATTCAAACCGATGCCGCTATCAATCGCGGAAGTTCCGGCGGGCCGTTGTTGGATAGCGCGGGTCGGTTGATCGGTGTCACCACCGCGATTTACAGTCCATCGGGGGTGTCTGCTGGACTTGGGTTTTCGGTTCCGGTAGATATGGTCAATCGTGTGGTTCCCGAGTTGATCCAGCATGGGAAGATTGAGCGACCGGGATTGGGAATCCGCCCCGTCTCGGATCAATTGACGCATCGCTTAGGCTTAGAAGGAATTCTGATCAAATCGGATGAAGATGACAGCTTGAAAACGCGTTCCGGGATTCGCCCCACCTATTGGGACGCTCAAGCGAATCAGCTGGTTGTGGGGGATCTGATTGTTGCCATGGATGGCGAACCCTTACGGGGGTCCTTGGACTTGATTGATGAACTTTCCAAACGAAAAGTGGGAGATGTCGTCGAACTCACTCTGTGGCGTGACGGGAAAGAGATCAACCAAGAAATCGAACTACAAGCCATTCCGTAA